Proteins encoded by one window of Enterococcus saccharolyticus subsp. saccharolyticus:
- the glmS gene encoding glutamine--fructose-6-phosphate transaminase (isomerizing), with protein sequence MCGIVGIVGKENAEKIIINGLERLEYRGYDSAGLFVSDKQNHHLIKAQGRIKNLEEKMTDDVNGTIGIGHTRWATHGKPSEENAHPHTSQNGRLVLVHNGVIENFEEIRQMYLTDDTFYGETDTEIAVHLVAALMENEQLSTKEAFQKALTIIQGSYAFALVDKEDGETIYVAKNKSPLLIGLGDGFNVICSDALAMLDQTSHFVEIVDGEMVTVTAEGIQIEDEKGNNVYRESYEAQLDLTDIEKGTYPYYMLKEIDEQPAVMRRLVQEYQAENGAIKLDQELVDEVITSDRIYIVACGTSYNAGLAAKQLIEKTTEIPVEVHLSSEFGYNMPLLSQKPFFIFLTQSGETADSRQVLVQINRLNHPSLTITNVAGSTLSREAKYTLLLHAGPEIAVASTKAYTAQIAVLALFAKGIGEVKQIAAAKDFDVFHELALVASAMETMISEKAVISQLTEDYLTGTRNAFYIGRGNDYYVSCEASLKLKEISYIQAEGFAAGELKHGTIALIEDGTPVIGVITEAHTGAHTRGNLKEVESRGAKTVVIVSEELARPTDQLVLPNVHPLLTSLVSVIPTQLIAYFATLQRGYDVDKPRNLAKSVTVE encoded by the coding sequence ATGTGCGGAATCGTAGGAATCGTAGGAAAAGAAAATGCAGAAAAAATTATTATCAACGGATTGGAACGTTTAGAATATCGTGGTTATGACTCAGCGGGTCTATTTGTTTCTGATAAACAAAACCATCATTTGATTAAAGCGCAAGGTCGCATTAAAAATTTAGAGGAAAAAATGACAGATGATGTCAACGGAACTATTGGTATTGGCCATACACGTTGGGCAACACATGGCAAACCATCTGAAGAAAATGCTCATCCTCACACTTCTCAAAATGGTCGTCTAGTTCTTGTTCATAACGGCGTCATTGAAAACTTTGAAGAAATTCGTCAAATGTACTTAACAGATGACACTTTTTATGGTGAAACAGATACGGAAATCGCTGTTCATTTAGTTGCAGCTTTAATGGAAAACGAACAACTTTCAACAAAAGAAGCATTCCAAAAAGCATTGACAATCATTCAAGGTTCATATGCTTTTGCTTTAGTCGATAAAGAAGATGGCGAAACAATCTATGTTGCCAAAAATAAAAGCCCACTATTAATTGGTCTTGGTGATGGCTTCAATGTTATTTGTAGCGATGCTTTAGCAATGCTAGATCAAACAAGTCATTTTGTTGAAATCGTTGATGGTGAAATGGTTACTGTAACTGCTGAGGGCATTCAAATTGAAGACGAAAAAGGCAACAATGTTTATCGCGAATCTTATGAAGCACAATTGGATTTAACAGATATTGAAAAAGGAACTTACCCTTATTACATGTTGAAAGAAATTGACGAACAACCGGCTGTTATGCGTCGTCTTGTCCAAGAATATCAAGCAGAAAATGGTGCAATCAAATTAGATCAAGAACTAGTTGATGAGGTCATCACCAGCGATCGTATTTACATCGTTGCTTGCGGTACAAGTTACAATGCTGGTTTAGCTGCCAAACAACTGATTGAAAAAACAACAGAAATCCCTGTTGAAGTACATTTATCAAGTGAGTTTGGTTACAATATGCCTTTGTTATCACAAAAACCATTCTTTATTTTCTTAACGCAAAGTGGTGAAACAGCAGACAGTCGTCAAGTATTAGTTCAAATTAACCGTTTAAATCACCCCTCATTAACTATCACAAACGTGGCAGGATCAACACTTTCACGTGAAGCAAAATATACATTATTATTACATGCAGGTCCAGAAATCGCAGTTGCTTCAACCAAAGCGTATACTGCACAAATCGCTGTTTTAGCTTTATTCGCTAAAGGAATTGGTGAAGTCAAACAAATTGCTGCAGCCAAAGACTTTGATGTTTTCCATGAATTAGCATTAGTTGCTTCTGCTATGGAGACAATGATTAGTGAAAAAGCAGTCATCTCTCAATTAACAGAAGATTATTTGACAGGCACACGTAATGCTTTTTATATCGGACGTGGCAATGATTACTATGTTTCTTGCGAAGCTTCATTGAAATTAAAAGAAATTTCATATATCCAAGCAGAAGGTTTTGCTGCCGGTGAATTAAAACATGGAACAATCGCTTTGATTGAAGATGGTACACCAGTCATCGGTGTGATTACTGAAGCTCATACTGGCGCACATACACGTGGAAACTTAAAAGAAGTTGAAAGTCGTGGTGCAAAAACAGTCGTGATTGTTAGCGAAGAACTAGCACGCCCAACTGACCAGTTGGTTTTACCAAATGTCCATCCACTCCTAACTTCATTAGTTTCTGTTATTCCAACACAACTAATTGCTTACTTTGCTACATTACAACGCGGTTATGATGTTGATAAACCACGTAACTTAGCAAAATCTGTCACTGTAGAATAA
- the namA gene encoding NADPH dehydrogenase NamA produces MVKKLFESMTIRNLTLKNRIVMSPMCMYSAAEDGKVTPWHVTHYHSRAVGQVGLIILEATAVKPEGRISVNDLGIWSDEHIEGLQNITSLVKQSGAAVGIQLAHAGRKAEVPEEIFAPSAIAFDEQSKTPQEMTLADIQEVIAAFQQAAVRAQQANFDMIEIHAAHGYLINEFLSPLANHRQDGYGGSLENRYRLLKEVVSAVREVWDKAVFVRISAHDYTEGGMTPADYVPVAEWLKAQDVDVIDVSSGAVVTAPIDVYPGYQVPFAELIRQEASVPTGAVGLIHTGIQAEEILKNERADLIFLGRELLRDPYWPYQAAKELRTEIAAPKQYRRGWLF; encoded by the coding sequence ATGGTAAAAAAATTATTTGAATCGATGACGATTCGCAATTTGACATTAAAAAACCGAATTGTGATGTCACCAATGTGTATGTATTCAGCCGCAGAAGACGGAAAAGTGACGCCATGGCATGTGACACATTATCATTCGCGAGCAGTTGGGCAAGTTGGTTTGATTATTTTAGAAGCAACAGCGGTCAAACCAGAAGGTCGTATTAGTGTGAACGACTTAGGTATTTGGTCAGATGAACACATTGAAGGTTTACAGAACATTACTAGTCTTGTGAAACAAAGTGGCGCAGCGGTCGGCATTCAACTTGCTCATGCTGGGAGAAAAGCAGAGGTACCAGAAGAAATTTTTGCACCTTCTGCAATTGCTTTTGATGAACAATCAAAGACACCACAAGAAATGACCTTAGCGGATATACAAGAAGTGATTGCTGCTTTTCAGCAAGCTGCCGTCCGTGCGCAACAAGCAAACTTTGATATGATTGAAATTCATGCGGCACATGGTTATTTAATTAATGAATTTTTATCGCCATTAGCGAATCATCGTCAAGATGGCTACGGAGGTTCTTTAGAAAATCGTTATCGTCTGTTAAAAGAAGTAGTATCTGCTGTTCGAGAAGTGTGGGACAAAGCAGTGTTTGTACGTATTTCTGCGCATGATTATACAGAAGGTGGGATGACACCAGCCGATTATGTTCCTGTAGCAGAATGGCTAAAAGCACAAGACGTAGATGTAATTGATGTTAGTTCAGGAGCAGTTGTTACAGCACCTATTGATGTTTATCCAGGCTATCAAGTACCTTTTGCTGAATTGATTCGTCAAGAAGCAAGTGTACCCACTGGAGCAGTTGGTTTAATTCATACCGGTATTCAAGCCGAAGAAATTTTAAAAAACGAGCGTGCAGATTTGATCTTCTTAGGAAGAGAATTGTTGCGTGATCCTTATTGGCCTTATCAAGCAGCGAAAGAATTACGAACAGAGATTGCAGCGCCCAAACAATACCGTCGTGGATGGTTGTTTTAA
- a CDS encoding glycoside hydrolase family 1 protein: protein MVKKFPENFLWGGATAANQYEGAYDADGKGWSVQDVTPKGGFGVVTEEPTEDNLKLVGIDFYNRYKEDIKLFAEMGFKVYRTSIAWSRIFPKGDESEPNEAGLAFYDKVFDECLKYGIEPLITISHYETPLHLAREYDGWTNRQLIDFYENYVRTLFTRYKDKVKYWLTFNEINSVLHAPFMSGGIATPPEKLSKQDLYQAIHHELVASALATKIGHEINPDFQIGCMVLAMPTYPMTPNPDDVVAKLEADRQNYLFSDIHVRGKYPSYIKKYFADNNIEIQFAEGDAELLAEHTVDFISFSYYMSTTETATPEKYERGRGNILGGFPNPYLEASEWGWQIDPKGLYIVLNEFYDRYQIPLFIVENGLGAVDKLVEGDDGELTVIDDYRIDYMNDHLVQVGKAIEDGVEVMGYTSWGCIDLVSASTAQMSKRYGFIYVDRNDDGSGSLDRYKKKSFNWYKEVIETNGTSLKEK, encoded by the coding sequence GTGGTTAAAAAATTTCCAGAAAACTTCTTATGGGGTGGCGCAACTGCGGCTAACCAATATGAAGGTGCGTATGACGCAGATGGAAAAGGTTGGTCAGTTCAAGATGTAACGCCTAAAGGTGGTTTTGGTGTTGTTACAGAGGAACCAACAGAAGATAATTTAAAATTAGTAGGGATTGATTTTTACAATCGCTATAAAGAAGATATTAAATTATTTGCAGAAATGGGTTTTAAGGTTTACCGTACGTCTATCGCATGGTCTCGTATTTTTCCAAAAGGAGACGAAAGTGAACCAAATGAAGCGGGTTTAGCCTTTTATGATAAGGTCTTTGATGAGTGTTTAAAATATGGAATTGAGCCGTTAATTACAATTTCTCATTATGAAACACCACTTCATTTAGCACGTGAATACGATGGTTGGACAAATCGTCAATTAATTGATTTTTATGAAAATTATGTGCGTACTTTATTTACACGTTATAAAGATAAAGTAAAATACTGGTTAACATTTAACGAAATTAACTCTGTTTTACACGCACCATTTATGAGTGGGGGGATTGCTACACCACCTGAAAAACTATCAAAACAAGATTTATATCAAGCCATTCATCATGAATTAGTAGCTAGTGCATTAGCAACGAAAATTGGTCATGAAATCAATCCTGATTTCCAAATTGGTTGTATGGTGTTAGCAATGCCAACCTATCCAATGACACCTAATCCAGATGATGTGGTTGCGAAATTAGAAGCAGATCGTCAAAACTATCTATTTTCAGATATTCATGTGCGTGGAAAATATCCAAGCTATATTAAAAAATATTTTGCCGACAATAATATTGAGATTCAGTTTGCAGAAGGCGATGCTGAATTATTAGCAGAACACACAGTAGATTTCATTTCATTTAGTTACTATATGAGTACAACTGAAACTGCAACACCTGAAAAATATGAACGTGGACGTGGAAACATCTTAGGTGGCTTCCCAAATCCATATTTAGAAGCTTCTGAATGGGGCTGGCAAATCGATCCAAAAGGTTTATATATTGTCTTAAATGAGTTTTATGACCGTTATCAAATACCATTGTTCATCGTTGAAAATGGTTTAGGTGCGGTGGATAAACTAGTTGAAGGCGATGATGGCGAATTAACGGTTATTGATGATTACCGTATTGATTACATGAATGACCACTTGGTTCAAGTTGGTAAAGCAATTGAAGACGGTGTTGAAGTAATGGGCTATACGTCTTGGGGTTGTATTGACTTAGTCAGTGCATCGACAGCACAAATGTCGAAACGTTATGGATTTATTTATGTTGACCGTAACGACGATGGTTCAGGTTCACTAGATCGTTATAAAAAGAAGAGTTTCAATTGGTATAAAGAAGTAATTGAAACAAATGGTACAAGCTTGAAAGAAAAATAA
- a CDS encoding MetQ/NlpA family ABC transporter substrate-binding protein, with translation MKKSVLSGVIGLVGAVLLLAGCGKSNEAENTTIRVGTSPGPYSELFLEGIKPILEKEGYTVTETAFDALLQADVALNEGEVDVNVDQHTAYLENFNENSDANLVGLVSIPTVPAGIFGGRKDSLKQVEEGDTIAIPEDASNTARALLLLEKVGWIKLDEKVEPIAATTSNIVENPLNLDVVAMDSAQIPRSLQDIDFGVIPGSIVYSANIPAEDSLLSEDILKQYELVVTVDKKNAEQQWAKDIVAAYKSDEFAEFLKGKNKNNYWFIPADLQK, from the coding sequence ATGAAAAAATCAGTGTTAAGTGGTGTCATTGGGTTAGTTGGTGCGGTCTTGTTACTAGCAGGATGCGGCAAATCAAACGAAGCGGAAAATACAACCATTCGGGTAGGAACTTCGCCGGGACCTTATAGCGAATTATTTTTAGAAGGAATTAAACCCATTTTGGAAAAAGAAGGATACACAGTCACAGAAACGGCTTTTGATGCCCTTTTACAAGCCGATGTTGCCTTAAATGAAGGAGAAGTTGATGTCAATGTTGATCAACATACCGCTTATTTAGAAAATTTCAACGAAAATAGTGATGCTAATTTAGTTGGATTAGTTTCAATCCCGACTGTTCCAGCTGGTATTTTTGGCGGACGCAAAGACAGTTTAAAACAAGTTGAAGAAGGCGATACTATCGCAATTCCTGAAGATGCGTCCAATACAGCTCGTGCGTTGTTGCTGTTAGAAAAAGTGGGTTGGATTAAATTAGATGAAAAAGTAGAACCTATTGCAGCCACTACGAGTAATATCGTTGAAAATCCATTGAACTTGGACGTAGTCGCAATGGATTCTGCACAAATCCCACGCAGTCTTCAAGACATTGATTTTGGGGTCATTCCAGGTAGTATCGTCTACAGCGCAAATATTCCAGCTGAAGATAGTTTATTAAGCGAAGATATTTTAAAACAATATGAACTTGTGGTCACTGTTGATAAGAAAAATGCCGAGCAACAATGGGCAAAAGATATTGTTGCCGCTTATAAATCTGATGAATTTGCAGAATTTTTAAAAGGAAAAAATAAAAATAATTACTGGTTCATTCCAGCTGATTTACAAAAGTAA
- a CDS encoding amidohydrolase: MVVDTAFFDKLTAIRHHLHRYPELSGQEFETTAFIKKILQEHHISIVETTLKTGVIAEIGTKEEVIIGLRADIDALPILEATNLDYASVNAGAMHACGHDFHTTSLLGAAILLKQYEDQLPGKIYLIFQPAEEIFQGAKEVIDVLDFSHWSGLVGFHNAPDLPLGAISARLSRQMASVDRFHVIIHGTGTHAAHPDQGNDPIVTGSQIITNLQAIISRHVPASEQAVLSITHVEAGSTWNVIPDTFQFEGTIRTFDETVRETIIQQTKKIIQNTADNYNQTVTIDWITGPGPVNNDEALYQLITPAVTSIGTEFIAAKSNLGGEDFAFYQEHVATYFASIGTGKGIPLHHPAFLIDDHALTYSVHYYLKAVETLLQINLGVI; encoded by the coding sequence ATGGTAGTTGACACAGCTTTTTTTGACAAATTAACCGCTATTCGTCATCATCTCCATCGATATCCTGAACTATCTGGACAAGAATTTGAGACGACAGCTTTTATTAAGAAAATCCTTCAAGAGCATCATATCTCTATTGTTGAGACAACATTAAAAACTGGAGTCATTGCTGAAATTGGAACAAAAGAAGAAGTCATCATTGGTTTACGAGCGGATATCGATGCTCTACCAATTCTTGAAGCAACCAATTTAGATTACGCATCAGTAAATGCTGGCGCAATGCATGCATGTGGGCACGATTTCCATACAACTTCTTTGTTAGGTGCAGCCATTTTACTCAAACAATACGAAGACCAATTACCAGGGAAAATTTATTTGATTTTCCAACCTGCCGAAGAAATTTTCCAAGGTGCCAAAGAAGTCATCGACGTGCTTGATTTTAGTCATTGGTCAGGATTAGTTGGTTTCCATAATGCTCCTGACTTACCTTTAGGTGCGATTTCCGCTCGCCTTTCACGTCAAATGGCGAGCGTAGATCGTTTCCATGTAATTATTCACGGTACAGGAACGCATGCCGCACATCCAGATCAAGGAAACGATCCAATTGTCACAGGTTCACAAATTATCACCAATTTACAAGCAATTATTAGTCGTCATGTACCCGCAAGTGAACAAGCAGTTCTATCGATTACTCATGTGGAAGCTGGCAGTACTTGGAATGTGATTCCAGATACATTCCAATTTGAAGGCACCATTCGTACTTTTGACGAAACCGTTCGTGAAACCATCATCCAACAAACGAAAAAAATCATTCAAAACACTGCCGACAATTACAACCAAACAGTGACGATTGATTGGATTACTGGACCAGGCCCCGTCAACAATGATGAAGCATTATATCAATTGATAACACCTGCTGTGACTTCTATTGGAACAGAATTTATTGCAGCCAAAAGTAATTTGGGTGGCGAAGATTTTGCCTTTTATCAAGAACATGTCGCAACTTATTTTGCATCAATTGGTACTGGCAAAGGAATCCCCTTGCATCACCCGGCCTTTTTAATTGATGACCATGCCTTAACGTATAGTGTGCACTATTATTTAAAAGCCGTCGAAACACTATTACAAATCAATTTAGGTGTAATTTAA
- the thrC gene encoding threonine synthase — MTLLYKSTRDAQNIVSASQAILQGLATDGGLYVPTELPKLTLDFDELATQSYQEVAFTIMSAFYPDFTEAELRHCIDSAYDDKFDDAAIAPVVKKGNDYYLELFHGSTIAFKDMALSILPYLMTTSAKKNGVDSEIVILTATSGDTGKAAMAGFADVPGTKIIVFYPRDGVSKIQEKQMVTQKGENTYVVAIDGNFDDAQSTVKALFNDDALKQKLAENGKQFSSANSINIGRLIPQVVYYVYAYAQLVKAGEINNGDSINVSVPTGNFGNILAGYYAKQLGVPFNQLICASNPNKVLTDFFQTGVYDRNRPFYVTSSPSMDILISSNLERLIFHLTGDDVAQTKTLMEQLSSAGSYEITPEMKAKLADFYGDFATEEETKQAIEKVYKEANYVIDPHTAVAASVLEKYQAQSDLPSLVVSTASPYKFPRVVVEALTNTETDKDDFELVHELNELSNVTIPTAVTELDDAPIRHNRVIASGDMKACVEDILEVK; from the coding sequence ATGACTTTACTATATAAGAGTACACGAGACGCACAAAACATCGTATCAGCTTCGCAAGCAATTCTACAAGGATTAGCGACAGATGGCGGTTTGTATGTACCAACAGAATTACCAAAACTTACATTAGATTTTGATGAATTAGCGACACAAAGCTACCAAGAAGTCGCATTTACAATTATGAGTGCATTTTATCCTGATTTTACAGAAGCAGAATTGCGTCACTGTATCGATTCAGCCTATGATGATAAGTTTGATGATGCAGCGATTGCGCCAGTTGTGAAAAAAGGCAATGACTATTACCTAGAATTATTCCATGGTTCAACGATTGCTTTTAAAGATATGGCATTATCTATTTTACCGTATTTGATGACAACTTCTGCGAAAAAAAATGGCGTTGATTCAGAAATCGTTATTTTAACTGCAACATCTGGTGATACTGGAAAAGCAGCGATGGCTGGTTTTGCAGATGTTCCTGGAACAAAAATTATTGTCTTTTATCCAAGAGATGGCGTCAGCAAAATTCAAGAAAAACAAATGGTGACACAAAAAGGTGAGAACACGTATGTTGTTGCGATTGATGGAAACTTCGATGATGCCCAATCAACAGTAAAAGCATTATTCAATGATGATGCGTTAAAACAAAAATTAGCAGAAAACGGCAAGCAATTTTCTTCTGCTAATTCCATTAATATTGGTCGTTTGATTCCACAAGTTGTTTATTATGTGTATGCTTACGCACAATTGGTAAAAGCAGGTGAAATTAACAATGGTGATTCAATTAATGTGTCCGTGCCAACTGGAAACTTTGGAAATATTTTAGCGGGTTATTACGCAAAACAATTGGGTGTACCATTTAATCAATTAATTTGTGCATCGAATCCAAATAAAGTGTTAACTGATTTCTTCCAAACAGGTGTGTATGATCGTAATCGTCCGTTTTATGTGACTTCTTCACCATCAATGGATATTTTAATTTCAAGTAACTTAGAGCGCTTGATTTTCCATCTAACAGGCGATGATGTTGCTCAAACAAAAACATTGATGGAACAATTAAGTTCAGCAGGTAGCTATGAAATTACACCAGAGATGAAAGCAAAATTAGCTGATTTTTATGGTGATTTCGCAACAGAAGAAGAAACGAAACAAGCGATTGAAAAAGTATACAAAGAAGCAAATTATGTGATTGATCCACATACTGCTGTTGCTGCAAGTGTGTTAGAAAAATATCAAGCACAATCAGATTTACCGTCACTTGTTGTTTCTACTGCAAGTCCATATAAATTCCCGCGTGTGGTCGTAGAAGCCTTAACGAATACTGAAACCGATAAAGACGATTTTGAATTAGTTCATGAATTGAATGAATTATCAAACGTTACAATTCCAACTGCTGTGACAGAATTGGATGACGCACCAATTCGTCATAATCGTGTCATTGCATCCGGTGATATGAAAGCCTGTGTGGAAGATATTTTAGAAGTGAAATAA
- a CDS encoding M28 family metallopeptidase — protein sequence MKKFDLLEKLSFERVVGSQEEYRAMEVIKAEIETYDVQVEIEEFTIDFVEEVTATFEIPATQETFEVTGVGMGGTGEVEAAFLYIDALDPISLAQAKGKIVLFNGGITYASYKKIIEAQVAGFVTFNGDCYDEQTDIEERYLRPKLQALGKIPGMTMSIREAEKLVRMNPQTVKLQVQGQESSRTSHNLVATIPGELAEIVAFTAHYDSVRHSKGVYDNATGVLAVLDFFKHFVTTKPKRTLKFIWCGAEERGLCGSTAYVQAHQNELSAYRLVINVDMLGAVLGHGVACATATEDLIHYVDFVANELGHGIKTSQGVYLSDSTPFWGVYQR from the coding sequence ATGAAAAAATTTGATTTATTAGAGAAATTATCTTTTGAACGTGTCGTAGGCTCACAAGAAGAGTATCGTGCTATGGAAGTAATTAAAGCAGAAATAGAAACATACGATGTACAAGTGGAGATAGAAGAATTTACCATTGACTTTGTAGAAGAGGTGACAGCGACATTTGAAATTCCAGCTACACAGGAGACTTTTGAAGTTACTGGTGTTGGCATGGGTGGAACGGGTGAAGTAGAAGCAGCGTTTCTGTACATTGATGCCTTAGATCCAATTAGCTTAGCGCAAGCCAAAGGGAAAATCGTATTGTTTAATGGCGGGATTACGTATGCTTCTTATAAAAAAATTATCGAAGCGCAAGTCGCAGGTTTTGTCACATTTAATGGGGATTGTTATGATGAACAGACGGATATTGAAGAACGATATCTCCGTCCAAAACTTCAAGCATTGGGTAAAATTCCTGGGATGACGATGAGTATTCGCGAGGCAGAAAAACTTGTGCGGATGAATCCACAAACAGTTAAATTACAGGTGCAAGGGCAAGAAAGTTCCCGTACTTCCCACAATCTTGTAGCAACAATTCCCGGTGAATTAGCAGAAATTGTGGCTTTTACTGCGCATTATGATTCTGTGCGCCATTCTAAAGGGGTCTATGATAATGCAACAGGTGTTTTGGCAGTTTTAGATTTTTTCAAACACTTTGTTACAACAAAACCAAAACGGACATTGAAGTTTATTTGGTGTGGTGCCGAAGAGCGAGGGTTATGTGGATCAACTGCTTATGTCCAAGCGCATCAAAATGAATTATCTGCGTATCGTTTAGTCATTAATGTAGATATGCTAGGCGCTGTCTTAGGGCATGGTGTGGCTTGTGCTACTGCGACCGAGGATTTGATTCATTATGTTGATTTTGTTGCAAACGAATTAGGTCATGGTATCAAAACAAGCCAAGGGGTGTATCTGAGTGATTCTACACCATTTTGGGGGGTGTACCAGCGATAA
- the queG gene encoding tRNA epoxyqueuosine(34) reductase QueG, with protein sequence MLTLKEKIIAESKKIGIDKIGFTTAEPFDYLKDSLIEQREAGHTSGFEHQVIDERIYPEKTFENPKSIIAIALAYPTRIHEEVPRDEKRGQFARASWGIDYHNILKDRLERLIDFIQTEATSEQEAEQWRFAPQVDTGELVDVAVAQRAGLGFIGKNGLLITEEYGSFVYLGEIITNIQFEPDKPVPNGCGDCTRCITGCPTGALLGDGRMNAKKCLSYQTQTKGMMPKEYRRKIRNTIYGCDICQLVCPYNKGKDFHFHQEMEPKPDEVFPKLVPMLSISNKEFKAQFGHLAGSWRGKKPLQRNALIALANLGGREALPDIAKCLDDQRPVIRGTAVWAIGQLTKRNPEQYLERLQAMQEKETDEDVLLELEETITFLTDPTKKKA encoded by the coding sequence ATGTTAACCTTAAAAGAAAAAATTATTGCTGAAAGTAAAAAAATTGGCATTGATAAAATTGGTTTTACCACAGCTGAGCCGTTCGATTATTTGAAAGACTCATTGATCGAACAACGTGAAGCTGGACATACATCAGGTTTTGAACACCAAGTCATCGACGAACGAATTTATCCTGAAAAAACCTTTGAGAATCCCAAAAGCATCATCGCGATCGCGTTAGCTTACCCAACGCGCATTCATGAAGAAGTTCCTCGTGATGAAAAACGTGGGCAATTTGCACGCGCTTCTTGGGGGATCGATTATCATAATATTTTAAAAGACCGTTTAGAGCGTTTAATTGATTTTATTCAAACGGAAGCAACTTCTGAACAAGAAGCGGAACAATGGCGTTTTGCGCCCCAAGTCGATACTGGTGAATTGGTGGATGTTGCGGTTGCCCAACGCGCTGGATTGGGATTCATTGGAAAAAATGGGTTATTGATTACTGAAGAATATGGTTCTTTTGTTTATTTAGGAGAAATCATTACCAATATTCAATTTGAACCCGATAAACCCGTGCCAAATGGTTGTGGTGATTGTACGCGTTGTATTACCGGATGTCCAACAGGCGCTTTATTAGGTGATGGCCGAATGAATGCGAAAAAATGTCTGTCTTATCAAACACAAACCAAAGGAATGATGCCCAAAGAATATCGTCGCAAAATCCGCAATACCATCTATGGATGCGACATTTGCCAACTTGTCTGTCCGTATAACAAAGGCAAAGATTTCCATTTCCATCAAGAGATGGAACCCAAACCTGATGAAGTCTTCCCCAAATTAGTTCCGATGCTTTCCATTTCTAATAAGGAATTTAAAGCACAATTTGGACATTTAGCTGGGTCTTGGCGTGGCAAAAAACCACTACAGCGGAATGCTTTAATTGCCCTAGCAAACTTAGGTGGCCGAGAAGCATTGCCTGATATCGCTAAATGTTTAGACGATCAACGCCCCGTTATTCGTGGAACAGCAGTTTGGGCGATTGGCCAATTAACAAAGCGAAATCCAGAACAATACCTCGAACGTTTACAAGCGATGCAAGAAAAAGAAACTGATGAAGATGTTTTACTAGAACTAGAAGAAACCATCACATTTCTTACCGATCCAACAAAAAAGAAGGCCTAA